The proteins below come from a single Xyrauchen texanus isolate HMW12.3.18 chromosome 1, RBS_HiC_50CHRs, whole genome shotgun sequence genomic window:
- the LOC127648982 gene encoding tetratricopeptide repeat protein 17-like isoform X1, with product MTDRRKMAGGKSKCLGTRSSNNRFWCLSVRGPVFIFIWVLLAEPGRATTHWVVTEDGKIQQQVDSPLNLKHPHHLVLFMQQETRVNYLKKLEKQLVAQKIHIEENEDRDTGLEQRHYKEDADCVTAKVPLGDLDLYDGTFISLESKDINPVDYLDQMSPLPPDLEKPDCAKITDLPYSIHAFQHLRGVQEKVNLTSPLLSKDDPIFTSLSLKLGQSLDEVGHRIHQALMRNSSSWVLYNLASFYWRVKNEPRQAVDCVVRALHFSPRQYKDIAFVNMANILHRAHFSADAAILAHAALDLTADLLTSHYTLGNIYAMLGEYNHSVLCYEQALQAQPGFEQALRRKHAVLCQQKLEQRLEAQHRSLQRTLNELKEYQKQHDNYLRQQEMLDKHKLIQEEQILRNIIHETQMAKEAQLGNHQMCHMGQQKSTLHCPFDLPVRYHRGELFENVHYIQFGEEVSIASSVALVSELSVNDSHSPLQSYTMSLGREPAAHWDKETTSSDESQRVLWPKRSDCAQQFSTVPPAHLLPTYYLSPESRNFKALNILLDNKSPPPPAKTLDCSFKTHGTAEDPLASVVWALEKELPDPHASEVLLKRSGGKSLEQTGALIAQALDKMSGPQWLMQNEAGLFWRAKGNGTQAFVCLRQALHSAPPQHRDMPLVNTANLLLHYGLHDEAYELLQQALQINHSEPHTLLSLVSVHISQGNLSGALTVFRHALTLTVRCPQCRASLPLMRCIQFYPFLYNLQHQACLSGSGCEAEEDSELEDWDLGNSNKQEAWDSDAMPVSALEDSLLFEKVVVDSNGSGEAGWQERGRDQKTEGVEVEEQDWQLREELIGAFEGALDMNGKTGDLRGIRVLKNDRVMGAKSGGPCFGNCEDDEGAEWITFQVKRLKKPKTDTSESWVGKDVRQGEPSASNSILEISGPTIPSPGPSERWKDYSSLGWPGPEECQRTRRVDLTTVASTWLAVSAKNIDITEHIDFSTPLQEPAVEPVCNANLPASMHTLDHLSGVANRGGIHYTGESQLREVLQNLGKDKFTTQSFEQVGTRIAKVLEKNQTSWVLSSMAALYWRVKGQGKRAIDCLRQALNYAPHHMKDVPLISLANIFQNARLWEDALTVASMAVEIAPHFVVNHFTLANVYIAMEEFERAMQWYESTLKLQPEFGPAKDRLLTIQCYLLSKRDRRVP from the exons ATGACAGACCGTAGAAAGATGGCGGGTGGCAAGAGCAAATGCCTTGGCACTCGTTCATCTAATAATCGTTTCTGGTGCCTGTCCGTTCGAGGACCAGTGTTCATTTTTATCTGGGTCCTGTTAGCCGAGCCCGGACGAGCCACCACCCACTGGGTGGTGACGGAGGACGGCAAAATTCAACAGCAG GTGGACTCCCCTCTAAACTTGAAACACCCCCATCATTTAGTTCTTTTCATGCAGCAAGAGACTCGTGTGAACTACCTCAAGAAGTTAGAG AAGCAGCTAGTTGCTCAGAAAATCCACATAGAAGAGAACGAAGACCGGGATACTGGTTTAGAGCAGCGGCACTATAAAGAAGATGCTGACTGTGTCACAGCTAAAGTTCCACTTGGAGACTTGGACCTCTATGATGGCACTTTTATATCCCTGGAGAGCAAAGATATAAA TCCAGTGGATTATTTGGATCAAATGTCACCTCTTCCTCCAGACCTGGAAAAACCTGACTGTGCAAAAATTACAGACCTTCCTTACAGCATTCATGCATTTCAGCACCTCAGG GGTGTACAAGAGAAGGTAAACCTCACATCACCCTTGCTTTCAAAGGATGACCCAATCTTCACCTCTCTGTCTCTTAAACTGGGTCAGAGCTTGGACGAGGTTGGGCATCGGATACATCAGGCCTTGATGAGA AACTCCTCTTCATGGGTGCTTTACAACCTGGCATCATTTTACTGGCGGGTGAAGAATGAACCGAGGCAAGCTGTGGACTGTGTGGTCCGCGCCCTCCATTTTTCTCCAAG ACAGTACaaagacattgcttttgtcaaTATGGCAAACATACTTCACAGAGCACACTTCTCAGCTGACGCTGCTATCCTTGCGCATGCTGCTCTGGATCTCACCGCAGATCTGCTAACCAGCCATTATACCCTGGGCAACATTTACGCT ATGTTGGGGGAGTATAATCACTCAGTGCTGTGCTATGAACAGGCCCTGCAGGCTCAGCCAGGCTTTGAGCAAGCCCTAAGGAGGAAACATGCTGTCCTCTGTCAGCAGAAGCTGGAGCAGCGGCTTGAGGCTCAACACCG GTCTTTGCAGCGTACTCTGAATGAACTGAAGGAGTACCAGAAGCAACATGATAATTACCTGCGACAGCAGGAGATGCTGGACAAACACAAACTCATTCAAGAGGAGCAGATCCTACGAAACATCATTCACGAAACCCAGATGGCTAAAGAAGCACAACTAG GAAACCACCAAATGTGTCACATGGGCCAGCAGAAGTCCACCCTGCACTGCCCTTTTGACTTGCCTGTACGAtatcaccgtggagaactgtttGAAAATGTCCACTACATTCAG TTTGGCGAGGAGGTTTCCATAGCCAGCAGTgttgctcttgtgtctgaattgAGTGTGAATGATAGTCACAGTCCTCTGCAGTCCTACACCATGTCCTTAGGACGTGAACCTGCAGCCCACTGGGACAAGGAGACCACCTCCTCTGAT GAGAGTCAGAGAGTGCTGTGGCCAAAGAGGTCAGACTGTGCACAGCAATTCTCAACGGTTCCCCCTGCTCACCTACTGCCCACCTATTACCTGTCTCCTGAGTCCCGCAACTTTAA GGCTTTGAATATCCTCTTGGACAACAAAAGTCCCCCACCACCAGCAAAAACTCTGGACTGCAGCTTTAAGACTCATGGCACTGCTGAAGACCCTCTGGCCTCTGTGGTCTGGGCTTTAGAAAAGGAGCTGCCTGATCCACATGCTTCAGAG gtgctgctgaaacgcagtggtggaaagagtttGGAGCAAACTGGAGCACTGATCGCTCAGGCTCTGGACAAG ATGAGTGGCCCACAGTGGTTGATGCAGAATGAGGCAGGTCTTTTCTGGCGTGCCAAAGGAAATGGAACACAAGCTTTTGTGTGCCTGCGTCAGGCGCTGCATTCTGCTCCTCCCCAGCACAGAGACATGCCGCTGGTCAACACCGCTAACCTGCTGCTGCACTACGGCCTGCATGATGAGGCCTATGAGCTGCTGCAACAGGCCCTGCAGATCAACCACTCTGAG CCTCACACTTTGTTAAGTTTGGTCAGTGTTCACATCTCTCAGGGAAACCTGTCTGGTGCCCTGACTGTGTTTCGTCATGCCCTGACCCTCACAGTTCGCTGTCCCCAGTGTCGTGCCAGCCTGCCACTAATGCGCTGCATCCAGTTCTATCCCTTCCTCTACAATCTCCAGCACCAGGCCTGCCTGT ctGGCTCTGGCTGTGAGGCAGAGGAAGACTCTGAGCTGGAGGACTGGGACTTGGGGAACAGTAACAAGCAGGAGGCCTGGGACAGTGATGCCATGCCTGTGTCTGCTTTAGAAGACTCACTCCTTTTTGAGA AGGTGGTGGTGGACAGCAACGGCTCTGGGGAGGCAGGTTGGCAGGAGAGAGGCAGAGATCAGAAGACAGAGGGGGTGGAGGTAGAGGAGCAGGACTGGCAGCTGAGAGAGGAGCTGATTGGCGCATTCGAGGGGGCTCTAGACATGAATGGAAAGACAGGGGACCTGCGGGGCATTCGCGTGCTGAAAAACGATAGGGTCATGGGGGCGAAAAGTGGAGGACCCTGCTTCGGCAACTGTGAGGATGATGAGGGAGCTGAATGG ATCACATTCCAGGTGAAACGACTGAAAAAGCCCAAAACTGATACCTCCGAGAGCTGGGTGGGAAAAGATGTTCGGCAGGGTGAACCATCTGCAAGCAACTCTATCTTGGAGATCAGTGGGCCCACAATCCCCTCTCCTGGACCCTCAG agAGATGGAAGGATTACAGCAGTCTTGGTTGGCCTGGTCCCGAAGAATGTCAACGCACACGTCGTGTAGACCTCACTACTGTGGCCAGTACCTGGCTCGCTGTGTCAGCCAAGAACATAGA TATTACAGAGCATATAGACTTTTCTACTCCACTTCAAGAGCCTGCGGTGGAACCAGTCTGTAATGCAAACCTCCCTGCAAGTATGCACACTCTAGACCATCTGAGTGGAGTGGCCAACCGCGGAGGCATCCATTACACCGGAGAGAGTCAGCTGAGAGAG GTTTTGCAGAATCTGGGAAAAGATAAATTTACAACACAGTCTTTTGAGCAAGTGGGAACACGTATTGCAAAGGTGTTGGAAAAG AATCAGACCTCCTGGGTTCTGTCTAGTATGGCAGCGTTGTACTGGAGGGTTAAAGGGCAGGGAAAGAGAGCCATCGACTGCCTCCGTCAG
- the LOC127648982 gene encoding tetratricopeptide repeat protein 17-like isoform X2 — protein sequence MTDRRKMAGGKSKCLGTRSSNNRFWCLSVRGPVFIFIWVLLAEPGRATTHWVVTEDGKIQQQVDSPLNLKHPHHLVLFMQQETRVNYLKKLEKQLVAQKIHIEENEDRDTGLEQRHYKEDADCVTAKVPLGDLDLYDGTFISLESKDINPVDYLDQMSPLPPDLEKPDCAKITDLPYSIHAFQHLRGVQEKVNLTSPLLSKDDPIFTSLSLKLGQSLDEVGHRIHQALMRNSSSWVLYNLASFYWRVKNEPRQAVDCVVRALHFSPRQYKDIAFVNMANILHRAHFSADAAILAHAALDLTADLLTSHYTLGNIYAMLGEYNHSVLCYEQALQAQPGFEQALRRKHAVLCQQKLEQRLEAQHRSLQRTLNELKEYQKQHDNYLRQQEMLDKHKLIQEEQILRNIIHETQMAKEAQLGNHQMCHMGQQKSTLHCPFDLPVRYHRGELFENVHYIQFGEEVSIASSVALVSELSVNDSHSPLQSYTMSLGREPAAHWDKETTSSDESQRVLWPKRSDCAQQFSTVPPAHLLPTYYLSPESRNFKALNILLDNKSPPPPAKTLDCSFKTHGTAEDPLASVVWALEKELPDPHASEVLLKRSGGKSLEQTGALIAQALDKPHTLLSLVSVHISQGNLSGALTVFRHALTLTVRCPQCRASLPLMRCIQFYPFLYNLQHQACLSGSGCEAEEDSELEDWDLGNSNKQEAWDSDAMPVSALEDSLLFEKVVVDSNGSGEAGWQERGRDQKTEGVEVEEQDWQLREELIGAFEGALDMNGKTGDLRGIRVLKNDRVMGAKSGGPCFGNCEDDEGAEWITFQVKRLKKPKTDTSESWVGKDVRQGEPSASNSILEISGPTIPSPGPSERWKDYSSLGWPGPEECQRTRRVDLTTVASTWLAVSAKNIDITEHIDFSTPLQEPAVEPVCNANLPASMHTLDHLSGVANRGGIHYTGESQLREVLQNLGKDKFTTQSFEQVGTRIAKVLEKNQTSWVLSSMAALYWRVKGQGKRAIDCLRQALNYAPHHMKDVPLISLANIFQNARLWEDALTVASMAVEIAPHFVVNHFTLANVYIAMEEFERAMQWYESTLKLQPEFGPAKDRLLTIQCYLLSKRDRRVP from the exons ATGACAGACCGTAGAAAGATGGCGGGTGGCAAGAGCAAATGCCTTGGCACTCGTTCATCTAATAATCGTTTCTGGTGCCTGTCCGTTCGAGGACCAGTGTTCATTTTTATCTGGGTCCTGTTAGCCGAGCCCGGACGAGCCACCACCCACTGGGTGGTGACGGAGGACGGCAAAATTCAACAGCAG GTGGACTCCCCTCTAAACTTGAAACACCCCCATCATTTAGTTCTTTTCATGCAGCAAGAGACTCGTGTGAACTACCTCAAGAAGTTAGAG AAGCAGCTAGTTGCTCAGAAAATCCACATAGAAGAGAACGAAGACCGGGATACTGGTTTAGAGCAGCGGCACTATAAAGAAGATGCTGACTGTGTCACAGCTAAAGTTCCACTTGGAGACTTGGACCTCTATGATGGCACTTTTATATCCCTGGAGAGCAAAGATATAAA TCCAGTGGATTATTTGGATCAAATGTCACCTCTTCCTCCAGACCTGGAAAAACCTGACTGTGCAAAAATTACAGACCTTCCTTACAGCATTCATGCATTTCAGCACCTCAGG GGTGTACAAGAGAAGGTAAACCTCACATCACCCTTGCTTTCAAAGGATGACCCAATCTTCACCTCTCTGTCTCTTAAACTGGGTCAGAGCTTGGACGAGGTTGGGCATCGGATACATCAGGCCTTGATGAGA AACTCCTCTTCATGGGTGCTTTACAACCTGGCATCATTTTACTGGCGGGTGAAGAATGAACCGAGGCAAGCTGTGGACTGTGTGGTCCGCGCCCTCCATTTTTCTCCAAG ACAGTACaaagacattgcttttgtcaaTATGGCAAACATACTTCACAGAGCACACTTCTCAGCTGACGCTGCTATCCTTGCGCATGCTGCTCTGGATCTCACCGCAGATCTGCTAACCAGCCATTATACCCTGGGCAACATTTACGCT ATGTTGGGGGAGTATAATCACTCAGTGCTGTGCTATGAACAGGCCCTGCAGGCTCAGCCAGGCTTTGAGCAAGCCCTAAGGAGGAAACATGCTGTCCTCTGTCAGCAGAAGCTGGAGCAGCGGCTTGAGGCTCAACACCG GTCTTTGCAGCGTACTCTGAATGAACTGAAGGAGTACCAGAAGCAACATGATAATTACCTGCGACAGCAGGAGATGCTGGACAAACACAAACTCATTCAAGAGGAGCAGATCCTACGAAACATCATTCACGAAACCCAGATGGCTAAAGAAGCACAACTAG GAAACCACCAAATGTGTCACATGGGCCAGCAGAAGTCCACCCTGCACTGCCCTTTTGACTTGCCTGTACGAtatcaccgtggagaactgtttGAAAATGTCCACTACATTCAG TTTGGCGAGGAGGTTTCCATAGCCAGCAGTgttgctcttgtgtctgaattgAGTGTGAATGATAGTCACAGTCCTCTGCAGTCCTACACCATGTCCTTAGGACGTGAACCTGCAGCCCACTGGGACAAGGAGACCACCTCCTCTGAT GAGAGTCAGAGAGTGCTGTGGCCAAAGAGGTCAGACTGTGCACAGCAATTCTCAACGGTTCCCCCTGCTCACCTACTGCCCACCTATTACCTGTCTCCTGAGTCCCGCAACTTTAA GGCTTTGAATATCCTCTTGGACAACAAAAGTCCCCCACCACCAGCAAAAACTCTGGACTGCAGCTTTAAGACTCATGGCACTGCTGAAGACCCTCTGGCCTCTGTGGTCTGGGCTTTAGAAAAGGAGCTGCCTGATCCACATGCTTCAGAG gtgctgctgaaacgcagtggtggaaagagtttGGAGCAAACTGGAGCACTGATCGCTCAGGCTCTGGACAAG CCTCACACTTTGTTAAGTTTGGTCAGTGTTCACATCTCTCAGGGAAACCTGTCTGGTGCCCTGACTGTGTTTCGTCATGCCCTGACCCTCACAGTTCGCTGTCCCCAGTGTCGTGCCAGCCTGCCACTAATGCGCTGCATCCAGTTCTATCCCTTCCTCTACAATCTCCAGCACCAGGCCTGCCTGT ctGGCTCTGGCTGTGAGGCAGAGGAAGACTCTGAGCTGGAGGACTGGGACTTGGGGAACAGTAACAAGCAGGAGGCCTGGGACAGTGATGCCATGCCTGTGTCTGCTTTAGAAGACTCACTCCTTTTTGAGA AGGTGGTGGTGGACAGCAACGGCTCTGGGGAGGCAGGTTGGCAGGAGAGAGGCAGAGATCAGAAGACAGAGGGGGTGGAGGTAGAGGAGCAGGACTGGCAGCTGAGAGAGGAGCTGATTGGCGCATTCGAGGGGGCTCTAGACATGAATGGAAAGACAGGGGACCTGCGGGGCATTCGCGTGCTGAAAAACGATAGGGTCATGGGGGCGAAAAGTGGAGGACCCTGCTTCGGCAACTGTGAGGATGATGAGGGAGCTGAATGG ATCACATTCCAGGTGAAACGACTGAAAAAGCCCAAAACTGATACCTCCGAGAGCTGGGTGGGAAAAGATGTTCGGCAGGGTGAACCATCTGCAAGCAACTCTATCTTGGAGATCAGTGGGCCCACAATCCCCTCTCCTGGACCCTCAG agAGATGGAAGGATTACAGCAGTCTTGGTTGGCCTGGTCCCGAAGAATGTCAACGCACACGTCGTGTAGACCTCACTACTGTGGCCAGTACCTGGCTCGCTGTGTCAGCCAAGAACATAGA TATTACAGAGCATATAGACTTTTCTACTCCACTTCAAGAGCCTGCGGTGGAACCAGTCTGTAATGCAAACCTCCCTGCAAGTATGCACACTCTAGACCATCTGAGTGGAGTGGCCAACCGCGGAGGCATCCATTACACCGGAGAGAGTCAGCTGAGAGAG GTTTTGCAGAATCTGGGAAAAGATAAATTTACAACACAGTCTTTTGAGCAAGTGGGAACACGTATTGCAAAGGTGTTGGAAAAG AATCAGACCTCCTGGGTTCTGTCTAGTATGGCAGCGTTGTACTGGAGGGTTAAAGGGCAGGGAAAGAGAGCCATCGACTGCCTCCGTCAG